The region GGAAACGATTAGTATGACGGGGGCAAAACCAGTATTTGTCGATATTGAAGCGCATAGCTTCAATATGAATATCCAACTAATCGAAGCTGCCATCACTAGTCGGACTAAGGCGATCATGCCCGTACATTTGTTTGGTCGATCAGCTGATATGACTGGTTTGATGGCGATCGCACAAAAGCATAATCTCTATGTGATCGAAGACTGCGCTCAGGCGACAGGTGCAATTTTTGATGGGCAGAAGGTGGGAAATATTGGCGATGTGGGCTGTTTTAGCTTTTATCCGACCAAAAATCTGGGCGGCTGTGGCGATGGTGGGATGATGACCACCAAAAATGCTGAAGTTGCTGATAAATTGCGGATTTTGCGTGAACATGGAAGCCCCAAGCGCTATTATCACGAATATATCGGTATGAATTCGCGTCTTGATGCGTTGCAAGCGGCTTTATTACAAGTGAAATTGCCCTACCTCGACAAATGGAATGCTCAACGACGCGAAATTAGCGATCGCTACACGGATCTTCTGAAGGAGGCACATATTCCTCATCTTGTATCACCTCACCATTGTTCTGGTAGTGTCTGGAATCAGTACACAGTATGCATCGGTGATGGCAAACGCGATTATGTGCAAGCTCAACTGCGCGAACAAAATATTATTACGATGATTTACTATCCTTTGCCCTTGCATTTGCAATCGGTATATAGCAGCCTTGGCTATAAAAAGGGTGATTTTCCTGTCACGGAGGATATTTGCGATCGCGTTTTATCTTTGCCAATGTTTCCAGAACTCAGCGAAGATCAGCAAGATCGAGTCGTCAATACTTTAAAAAATATTCTCAAATAGTATTTGCGCTTGTTTACCCGCCAAAGGCGGGTAAACAAGCCACTCCAAAGCGGCGCATCGCATCGCTTTTTATTGCCCAAATGCTAAAACTTGTTCAACTGTCAGAGCAAAGCCATCTACTACTGTCGATAAAATTGGCATATCACCTGTATAGATCTTGTCCTCATACTGCCCATCTACCCATAGACATATGGTTATCTGTCGCATTTCTGGATCAATAATCCAATATTCATTAATTCCTCTGGCTGCATACTCTGTGCGTTTATAGCGATAGTCGCGATCTCGATTTTCTTGCCCAGGGGAAACTACTTCAGCAACCAAAATAGGCGCTGGCATCTCTTGGGTAATTGTATTACTGCGCTGACCAGTCATAGCCGTAAGACCATCTTCACTGAGTACAACTAAATCAGGCAGTCTTACCTTAGCCCTTCTACCACTAACTATAATCTCAATGTCCTTATGGCAAATTAGTACCATTGGAAAATGTTTGGCAAATTCAAACATTAGCAGTTTTGCAATTTGACAATTTAGCGGAGATTCGGTAGGCACTTTGACTAATTCTCCGTTTACAAGCTCATAGCGATCATCTGTACCATCGTCATAACTGAGATACTCTTCAATGGTCATCAGTTTAGAGGGGCTAGCAGTAGCTAAAGTCATAATTCAGATCCTCTATTACGCATGACAGAATTGTATCAAATCCAATTTAGTAAATATTGCGACCTGCTTTCGGCAGGACACTATATTTATTAAATTGCCCATCCTTATAACTGTTGTATGCGATCGCTAGAAAGTAAAGGCTATGCAAAGCGTCGCCTTTACTTATAATAATCACATCTGCATTCGGGAAAGTCATGGGCATTCTTAACTCAATGTTTGCCAAGCGCTATCTATACCTGTGTTCCTAAGTCCCAAAATTAAACTATGGCCAAATTTGATTTTCTATCGGATACTCAAAAACCTTGGCACTACATGGATGTAGAGCAAGTATTGACGGCTTTAGAGTCTTCGGTGGAAGGTTTGTCCTATGTGAATGCTCGACAAAGGTTGCGGCATTTGGGAGCCAATAAATTGCCGCGATCGCGTCCAATTGGCAAAGTCCTTTTACAGCCTTTAATTAATCCTTTAACTTATCTTTTATTGGGATCAGCAGTCTATTTGCAATGGAATGGAGCTGAAGGATGGGTGCTAATTTCTGTGGGTGTACTGCATAGTGCGATCGGTATTTGTATTTCGGTATGGTCAATTAAAACGAAGGAGAAAGTTAGTCGAGATCGCCCTCAACGTCGCCAAAATGAACCTTCTAGTTCAGTAGTAGTATTTCGCGATCGCGAAGAAATGGAAGTACCATCGCGTGACTTGGTGTTAGGTGATTTGTTGGTGTTGCGAGAAGGCGATCGTCCTAATGTCGATCTACGAGTACTAGAGACATCAGAGGATTTACAGGTAAATCAAACCAACTTAGGCGGAGAAGCAATTTGTTTTAAGAGAGCTGATCTTACCTTTGAGGAGAAAACGCCGCCTCTTGAATGCAGCAACATGATCTATGCGGGAACTGAAATTTCCGCAGGAAGCGCGAAGGGTATCGTGATTGCCACAAGTCGTTATACTCAAGAACAGTCTGCGCTCATCAAAGACAAGCCATTTTCAGTTATCCATTCCGAATTGCGTCAACTACGTCAAGTTTGGATCGGACTGTTGCTATTAGTGACGACTACCGCGATCGGCTTTGCTTGGCAACGTGGAATTACAATCAATGCCATGACTGCTGCCGCCCTGATCGTTAGCACCTATCCCCAAAATTTATTGCGTATTGCTACTCAGGTACAATTATTTGGGATGCGCGATCTTGCTAAACAGCGAATATGGACGAGATTTCCTTCTGTATTAGATGCGATCGCGAGAGTAACAACGATTGTACCGATTGTCGAGTCGGATGTGGTACTGAGCTTTGATAATTTGAGTCGTGCTGGTATTGAATGGCAAGGATTAATAAGGGCTTCAGAAGAGGACGCAGTGGCATTTAGTGAGGTGATTGGTATTGAGACCCATAGTTATTTTGATGCTCCTCAAGAGAAAATTCGTCAATGGAAAGACGACCAGCAAAAAACTCGCCAAAAATCTTTAAATGCAGTTGCCGTAATTGGGAATGATATCGAAGATATTCCCCTACTGAGAGCAGCCGACGTGGGAATCTGCGATCGCACCTGCCGTAAAGAATTGCAAGATAGTTCAGGGCTGATTTTGCCGAAAGATGACTTCCATTATTTGCCGATCGCTATTCTCGAAGGAAGAGCCACATTTGATCGGTTGCAACGTACAGCCCTGCTCACTGCCACTAGTTCCTTCACTTTAGCAGTGCTAACCCTTATGGATACTGCCGCAGGATTCTCAATGCCACCATTGCAGATAATCTGGGTCGGGGCGATCGCCACACCAATAGTTGCTTTTCCCTTAATCCTTGAGCCAACTCATGGGAGCCTTTTAACTCAACCAGCGTATCGTTTTCAAACCATGTTGCGCTCTAGCAATTACCTTCGCATTTTGCTATCTGTCACTGCCACAATTACGGCTATTTCCGTAGTTTTCTGGCTAAAGTATCAAGGTCAAGCCTCGATGTTTTCTCAGGCGAGATCGATGGCATTTGTTACTCTTGGGTTTAGTCAGGTTTTTCATGCCTGTGCGATAGCTCGCCATAGTATATTAAGTAATCTGCCTCTGATGCTGAGCATATTTTTTATCGCTATTTGTCAACTTGCCTTTGTGCAAGTCCCTTGGTTTGGCGATTTAATGTCAACAGTTCCTTTAAACGGGATTGAATGGGCGATCGCAATTCTCAGCGCCACAGCAGTATTTTGGGTGCAAGAACTAATCAAAACTGGATAGTTGCCTTAAGTAGATGGACATGATTTATTGCAAACCCAAACCTGTAAGGTTGTGCCCCGCAGATGCGCAACCTTACAGGTTTGGATAATCTATTCTGCACAGGTACTTAATTGTGATTTCGATTTGAACAAA is a window of Pseudanabaena sp. BC1403 DNA encoding:
- a CDS encoding DegT/DnrJ/EryC1/StrS aminotransferase family protein — protein: MNKIPPFDASLQYQQIGDRLNKAALDVLASGQYIGGQTVSQFEAKFANYIGSATDSNYGIACNSGTDALYLAMRALDIGEGDEVITSPFTFFASAETISMTGAKPVFVDIEAHSFNMNIQLIEAAITSRTKAIMPVHLFGRSADMTGLMAIAQKHNLYVIEDCAQATGAIFDGQKVGNIGDVGCFSFYPTKNLGGCGDGGMMTTKNAEVADKLRILREHGSPKRYYHEYIGMNSRLDALQAALLQVKLPYLDKWNAQRREISDRYTDLLKEAHIPHLVSPHHCSGSVWNQYTVCIGDGKRDYVQAQLREQNIITMIYYPLPLHLQSVYSSLGYKKGDFPVTEDICDRVLSLPMFPELSEDQQDRVVNTLKNILK
- a CDS encoding Uma2 family endonuclease — translated: MTLATASPSKLMTIEEYLSYDDGTDDRYELVNGELVKVPTESPLNCQIAKLLMFEFAKHFPMVLICHKDIEIIVSGRRAKVRLPDLVVLSEDGLTAMTGQRSNTITQEMPAPILVAEVVSPGQENRDRDYRYKRTEYAARGINEYWIIDPEMRQITICLWVDGQYEDKIYTGDMPILSTVVDGFALTVEQVLAFGQ
- a CDS encoding cation transporting ATPase C-terminal domain-containing protein, whose amino-acid sequence is MAKFDFLSDTQKPWHYMDVEQVLTALESSVEGLSYVNARQRLRHLGANKLPRSRPIGKVLLQPLINPLTYLLLGSAVYLQWNGAEGWVLISVGVLHSAIGICISVWSIKTKEKVSRDRPQRRQNEPSSSVVVFRDREEMEVPSRDLVLGDLLVLREGDRPNVDLRVLETSEDLQVNQTNLGGEAICFKRADLTFEEKTPPLECSNMIYAGTEISAGSAKGIVIATSRYTQEQSALIKDKPFSVIHSELRQLRQVWIGLLLLVTTTAIGFAWQRGITINAMTAAALIVSTYPQNLLRIATQVQLFGMRDLAKQRIWTRFPSVLDAIARVTTIVPIVESDVVLSFDNLSRAGIEWQGLIRASEEDAVAFSEVIGIETHSYFDAPQEKIRQWKDDQQKTRQKSLNAVAVIGNDIEDIPLLRAADVGICDRTCRKELQDSSGLILPKDDFHYLPIAILEGRATFDRLQRTALLTATSSFTLAVLTLMDTAAGFSMPPLQIIWVGAIATPIVAFPLILEPTHGSLLTQPAYRFQTMLRSSNYLRILLSVTATITAISVVFWLKYQGQASMFSQARSMAFVTLGFSQVFHACAIARHSILSNLPLMLSIFFIAICQLAFVQVPWFGDLMSTVPLNGIEWAIAILSATAVFWVQELIKTG